One window of Cellulomonas shaoxiangyii genomic DNA carries:
- a CDS encoding serine/threonine-protein kinase codes for MARRVAGTPPVLPGYTYVRPLGVGGFADVFCYEQDMPRRVVAVKVLAEGLHDPVAQRAFEAEADVLARLSVHPAVVTVHQASVSADGRPYIVMEYCLDTYGARARRGPLAVPEVLDVGVRLASALETAHRSGVLHRDIKPSNVLRTSLGTPALADFGIAAAVSGSTGIPAIAMSVPWSAPEVLEERVAGSVAAEVWSLGATLWTLLTGRAPFEVGERARDGREAMAGRIVRAKLAPLGRADVPERVEQILARAMSKDPSHRHPSMLALAEELRWAQYDLGQPPTALEVPSAEWAAGASPVEVADHGARGPVVSRVRARSRAEARAERVSAELAVDRDGLVVHGPARRAAWQAGVVGALVGAAAVAAVVLLLVVSGVLG; via the coding sequence GTGGCACGTCGTGTGGCGGGGACCCCCCCGGTGCTGCCGGGCTACACCTACGTGCGCCCGCTCGGCGTGGGCGGGTTCGCCGACGTCTTCTGCTACGAGCAGGACATGCCCCGCCGCGTCGTCGCGGTGAAGGTCCTCGCGGAGGGGCTGCACGACCCCGTGGCGCAGCGGGCGTTCGAGGCGGAGGCCGACGTGCTCGCGCGCCTGTCCGTGCACCCCGCGGTCGTGACGGTGCACCAGGCGAGCGTCTCGGCGGACGGCCGGCCCTACATCGTCATGGAGTACTGCCTCGACACGTACGGCGCCCGGGCGCGCCGCGGGCCGCTGGCCGTGCCCGAGGTGCTCGACGTCGGCGTGCGGCTCGCCTCCGCGCTGGAGACCGCGCACCGCTCGGGCGTCCTGCACCGCGACATCAAGCCGTCGAACGTGCTGCGCACGTCGCTCGGGACGCCCGCGCTCGCGGACTTCGGCATCGCCGCCGCGGTCTCGGGCTCCACGGGCATCCCCGCGATCGCCATGTCGGTGCCGTGGAGCGCGCCCGAGGTGCTCGAGGAGCGCGTCGCCGGGTCCGTGGCGGCCGAGGTCTGGAGCCTCGGGGCGACGCTGTGGACGCTGCTGACGGGCCGCGCGCCGTTCGAGGTCGGTGAGCGCGCGCGCGACGGGCGCGAGGCGATGGCCGGCCGCATCGTGCGCGCGAAGCTGGCGCCCCTGGGCCGCGCCGACGTGCCCGAGCGCGTCGAGCAGATCCTCGCCCGCGCCATGTCGAAGGACCCGTCCCACCGGCACCCGTCGATGCTCGCCCTCGCCGAGGAGCTGCGCTGGGCGCAGTACGACCTGGGCCAGCCGCCCACGGCGCTCGAGGTCCCGTCGGCCGAGTGGGCCGCCGGCGCCAGCCCCGTGGAGGTCGCCGACCACGGCGCCCGCGGGCCCGTGGTCTCGCGCGTGCGCGCCCGCAGCCGTGCCGAGGCGCGGGCCGAGCGGGTGTCCGCCGAGCTCGCCGTGGACCGCGACGGGCTCGTCGTGCACGGGCCGGCGCGGCGCGCCGCGTGGCAGGCGGGCGTCGTGGGCGCCCTCGTCGGCGCCGCGGCCGTCGCGGCCGTGGTGCTGCTGCTGGTCGTCTCCGGGGTCCTCGGGTGA
- the mnmA gene encoding tRNA 2-thiouridine(34) synthase MnmA, whose protein sequence is MRVLAALSGGVDSAVAAARAVDAGHDVVGVHMALSRTPAQERTGSRGCCSIEDAGDARRAADVLGIPYYVWDMSERFERTVVADFLAEYAAGRTPNPCVRCNEHVKFAALLDKALALGFDAVCTGHYARVVTHPDGRRELHRAADVAKDQSYVLAVMGPDRLARSLFPLGDAASKAQVRAEAAARGLSVSAKPDSYDICFVADGDTQGFLRDRLGPQPGDVVDETGAVVGAHDGAYAYTVGQRRGLALGRPAPDGRPRYVLAVEPVQRRVVVGPAERLAVAHVQADEAVWYGPVPPPGTSCTVQVRAHGAPVGARVLAADDGTVTVDVAGDGTGAGLRGVAAGQSLVLYDGTRVVGQGTVRATVAPAGPRAVDGARVTA, encoded by the coding sequence ATGCGCGTGCTCGCCGCCCTGTCCGGGGGCGTGGACTCGGCCGTCGCCGCGGCGCGGGCCGTGGACGCGGGGCACGACGTCGTCGGCGTGCACATGGCGCTGTCGCGCACGCCCGCGCAGGAGCGCACCGGGTCGCGCGGGTGCTGCTCGATCGAGGACGCCGGTGACGCGCGGCGCGCGGCCGACGTGCTGGGCATCCCCTACTACGTGTGGGACATGTCGGAGCGGTTCGAGCGGACGGTCGTCGCGGACTTCCTCGCCGAGTACGCCGCGGGCCGCACGCCCAACCCCTGCGTGCGCTGCAACGAGCACGTGAAGTTCGCCGCGCTGCTGGACAAGGCCCTCGCGCTCGGTTTCGACGCGGTGTGCACCGGGCACTACGCGCGCGTCGTGACGCACCCGGACGGCCGGCGCGAGCTGCACCGCGCCGCCGACGTCGCCAAGGACCAGTCCTACGTGCTCGCCGTCATGGGACCCGACCGGCTCGCGCGCTCGCTGTTCCCGCTCGGGGACGCGGCGTCGAAGGCGCAGGTGCGCGCCGAGGCGGCCGCCCGCGGGCTGTCGGTGTCCGCGAAGCCCGACTCCTACGACATCTGCTTCGTCGCGGACGGGGACACCCAGGGCTTCCTGCGGGACCGCCTCGGACCGCAGCCGGGGGACGTGGTCGACGAGACGGGCGCGGTCGTCGGGGCGCACGACGGCGCGTACGCGTACACCGTCGGGCAGCGGCGGGGTCTGGCCCTCGGGCGCCCGGCGCCGGACGGGCGTCCGCGGTACGTGCTGGCGGTGGAGCCCGTGCAGCGGCGCGTCGTGGTCGGGCCGGCCGAGCGGCTGGCCGTCGCGCACGTCCAGGCGGACGAGGCCGTCTGGTACGGGCCCGTGCCACCGCCCGGCACGTCCTGCACGGTGCAGGTGCGTGCGCACGGCGCGCCGGTGGGCGCGCGCGTGCTGGCGGCCGACGACGGGACCGTGACGGTCGACGTGGCCGGGGACGGCACGGGGGCGGGCCTGCGCGGCGTCGCCGCCGGCCAGTCGCTGGTCCTCTACGACGGCACGCGGGTGGTCGGCCAGGGCACCGTGCGCGCGACGGTGGCGCCCGCGGGGCCCCGCGCGGTCGACGGTGCGCGGGTGACCGCATGA
- a CDS encoding cysteine desulfurase family protein: MLPAAVDALTAALAHVGNPSSLHTAGRAARRTVEEARERLAAALGARPSEVVWTAGGTEADNLAVKGLFWARRTADPARRRLLVSAVEHHAVLDPAFWMAAHAGAELVLLPVDGDGVVEVEALREELERHPDQAALVSMMWANNEVGALQPVAEVVALAHRHGVPVHVDAVQAVGQVPVDLAASGVDALTVSAHKVGGPGSTGALLVRRGLDLTPVLHGGGQERGVRSGTLDAPLLASFAVAVEAAVADRAEHAARVGGLRDDLVRRVLDAVPDAVLRGPADTARRLPANAHLTFSGCEGDSLLYLLDAAGVEASTGSACQAGVPRPSHVLLAMGVGEDDARGALRFSLGRTSTAADVDAVLDVLPGAVERARAAGLASAGVGV; the protein is encoded by the coding sequence ATGCTGCCCGCGGCCGTCGACGCGCTCACGGCCGCTCTGGCGCACGTCGGCAACCCGTCGTCCCTGCACACGGCGGGCCGCGCCGCCCGGCGCACCGTCGAGGAGGCGCGCGAGCGGCTCGCCGCCGCGCTGGGCGCACGGCCGAGCGAGGTCGTCTGGACGGCGGGCGGCACCGAGGCGGACAACCTCGCGGTCAAGGGCCTGTTCTGGGCCCGGCGGACGGCCGACCCCGCGCGGCGGCGCCTGCTGGTGTCCGCGGTCGAGCACCACGCCGTCCTCGACCCCGCGTTCTGGATGGCCGCGCACGCCGGTGCCGAGCTGGTGCTGCTGCCGGTGGACGGCGACGGGGTCGTCGAGGTCGAGGCGCTGCGCGAGGAGCTCGAGCGGCACCCCGACCAGGCGGCGCTCGTCTCGATGATGTGGGCGAACAACGAGGTCGGCGCCCTGCAGCCGGTCGCGGAGGTCGTCGCGCTCGCGCACCGGCACGGCGTGCCCGTGCACGTCGACGCGGTGCAGGCGGTCGGGCAGGTGCCGGTGGACCTCGCCGCGTCGGGCGTCGACGCCCTCACGGTGAGCGCGCACAAGGTCGGCGGCCCCGGGTCGACGGGGGCGCTGCTCGTGCGCCGGGGGCTCGACCTGACGCCCGTGCTGCACGGCGGCGGGCAGGAGCGCGGGGTGCGCTCGGGGACGCTCGACGCGCCGCTGCTCGCGTCGTTCGCGGTCGCGGTGGAGGCGGCGGTGGCGGACCGCGCGGAGCACGCGGCCCGGGTGGGCGGGCTGCGGGACGACCTCGTGCGCCGGGTCCTCGACGCGGTGCCGGACGCCGTGCTGCGCGGCCCGGCGGACACCGCCCGCCGGCTGCCCGCCAACGCGCACCTGACGTTCAGCGGCTGCGAGGGCGACTCGCTGCTCTACCTGCTGGACGCCGCGGGCGTCGAGGCGTCGACCGGCTCGGCGTGCCAGGCCGGCGTGCCGCGCCCCTCGCACGTGCTGCTCGCGATGGGTGTCGGCGAGGACGACGCGCGCGGTGCGCTGCGGTTCAGCCTGGGGCGCACGTCGACCGCCGCGGACGTCGACGCGGTGCTCGACGTGCTGCCCGGCGCGGTCGAGCGCGCCCGGGCGGCCGGCCTCGCGTCCGCGGGGGTGGGGGTCTGA
- a CDS encoding phosphotransferase, whose translation MSADDVIALPLAFGGQRLDWRDLPRHVRERIQVLAGARVTAESTLTSGFSPGFVAVLELTDGRAVFVKAVSPDQNPQSPDLARAEIRAARALPPEVPAPRLRWWDDDGEWVILGFDAVHGRQPELPWRTDDLQLVLAAVDALADAEPLPGHDLPRTDDRLADDFTGWRSLHRLAPQDRAEVVAGVGEPGRWALEHLDDLVRFEQDALRVCAGDSLVHGDLRADNVMVEDGHSRVWLIDWPHASVGAPWLDLAFMLPSVSLQGGGDPARIFAGRPVSDGVPREDLRAGLTGLAGYFAWASGQPAPPGIPNLRAFQAAQAAATLRWLRDLT comes from the coding sequence GTGAGTGCCGACGATGTCATCGCGCTACCGCTCGCCTTCGGCGGCCAGCGGCTCGACTGGCGCGACCTCCCGCGCCACGTGCGGGAGCGCATCCAGGTGCTCGCCGGCGCGCGCGTGACGGCGGAGTCGACCCTCACGAGCGGCTTCTCCCCGGGTTTCGTGGCCGTGCTCGAGCTCACCGACGGCCGGGCCGTCTTCGTCAAGGCCGTCTCGCCGGACCAGAACCCCCAGTCGCCCGACCTCGCGCGCGCCGAGATCCGCGCCGCCCGCGCCCTGCCGCCCGAGGTGCCGGCGCCGCGGCTGCGCTGGTGGGATGACGACGGCGAGTGGGTGATCCTCGGCTTCGACGCCGTGCACGGCCGCCAGCCCGAGCTGCCGTGGCGCACCGACGACCTGCAGCTCGTGCTCGCGGCGGTGGACGCGCTCGCGGACGCCGAGCCGCTGCCGGGCCACGACCTGCCGCGCACCGACGACCGGCTCGCGGACGACTTCACCGGCTGGCGCTCGCTGCACCGCCTGGCGCCGCAGGACCGCGCCGAGGTCGTCGCGGGCGTCGGCGAGCCGGGCCGCTGGGCGCTCGAGCACCTCGACGACCTCGTGCGGTTCGAGCAGGACGCGCTGCGCGTGTGCGCCGGCGACAGCCTCGTGCACGGCGACCTGCGCGCGGACAACGTCATGGTCGAGGACGGGCACAGCCGCGTGTGGCTGATCGACTGGCCGCACGCCTCGGTCGGCGCGCCGTGGCTGGACCTGGCGTTCATGCTGCCGAGCGTCTCGCTGCAGGGCGGCGGCGACCCGGCGCGGATCTTCGCGGGACGGCCCGTCTCGGACGGCGTCCCCCGAGAGGACCTGCGGGCGGGCCTGACCGGGCTGGCCGGCTACTTCGCGTGGGCGTCGGGCCAGCCGGCGCCCCCGGGGATCCCGAACCTGCGCGCGTTCCAGGCGGCGCAGGCGGCCGCGACCCTGCGCTGGCTGCGCGACCTCACCTGA
- a CDS encoding electron transfer flavoprotein subunit alpha/FixB family protein, which translates to MTATPVLVLLDHAADGTLRPPVRELLTLARTLAGEAPVEGVWAGAQEPTAALPVLAAQGVSTVHRLVADADLHLSAVLADGLVAVLSATGARLLLAVSSFENKEAVARVAVRTGAGVVTDADGVAVEDGRVVTRKTVLAGSWTTRCAVTTPVALVTVKANSVTAEDVATPTLPAVVEHVVPVSDAARRVRLVERTERADSGRPDLGSAHVVVVGGRGTEGDFAPVEELADVLGGAVGATRVATDEGWIGHDAQIGQTGVTISPRLYIGAGVSGAVHHRGGMQASGTIVAVNSDPDAPIFEIADFGVVGDLFTVLPQAAAELRRLQA; encoded by the coding sequence GTGACCGCCACCCCCGTGCTCGTCCTGCTCGACCACGCCGCCGACGGCACGCTGCGCCCGCCGGTCCGGGAGCTGCTGACGCTCGCCCGCACGCTCGCCGGGGAGGCCCCGGTGGAGGGCGTGTGGGCCGGCGCGCAGGAGCCGACGGCCGCGCTGCCCGTGCTCGCCGCGCAGGGGGTGAGCACGGTGCACCGGCTCGTCGCCGACGCGGACCTGCACCTGTCGGCGGTGCTCGCCGACGGGCTGGTCGCGGTCCTGTCCGCGACCGGTGCGCGGCTGCTGCTCGCGGTGTCCTCGTTCGAGAACAAGGAGGCCGTGGCGCGCGTCGCGGTCCGTACGGGTGCCGGGGTCGTCACCGACGCGGACGGCGTGGCGGTGGAGGACGGCCGCGTCGTGACCCGCAAGACCGTGCTGGCCGGCTCGTGGACGACCCGCTGCGCCGTGACCACGCCGGTCGCCCTGGTGACGGTCAAGGCGAACTCGGTCACCGCCGAGGACGTCGCGACGCCGACCCTGCCCGCGGTCGTCGAGCACGTGGTGCCGGTGTCGGACGCGGCGCGCCGCGTGCGCCTCGTCGAGCGGACCGAGCGCGCCGACTCCGGCCGCCCGGACCTCGGCTCGGCGCACGTCGTCGTCGTGGGCGGCCGCGGCACCGAGGGCGACTTCGCGCCCGTGGAGGAGCTCGCCGACGTGCTCGGCGGAGCGGTCGGGGCGACGCGCGTGGCCACCGACGAGGGCTGGATCGGGCACGACGCGCAGATCGGCCAGACGGGCGTCACCATCTCGCCGCGCCTCTACATCGGGGCGGGCGTCTCCGGCGCCGTGCACCACCGGGGCGGCATGCAGGCGTCGGGCACGATCGTCGCGGTCAACTCCGACCCGGACGCACCGATCTTCGAGATCGCCGACTTCGGCGTCGTGGGGGACCTGTTCACGGTGCTGCCGCAGGCCGCCGCGGAGCTGCGCCGGCTGCAGGCCTGA
- a CDS encoding electron transfer flavoprotein subunit beta/FixA family protein, whose product MRIVVCVKFVPDIQSDRQLGPDGYVVRDGGDGTLNELDENAVEAALALVEEHGGEVVVLTLGPEDAVDAVRKGLQMGADEAVHVLDDAAAGSDALGTAAILAAAVRHLSAASPVDLVLTGMAGLDGLTSLLPTALAEDLGLPALPLAAELTVDPDAGTVTVTRNLDHASEVLTASLPALVSVTDQSNEPRYPNFKGIMAARKKPVTTLSLADLGVDPATVGAAGARTQVLEAAPRPPREDRVLLTDTGDAGTRLAAWLVDRRLV is encoded by the coding sequence GTGAGGATCGTCGTGTGCGTGAAGTTCGTCCCGGACATCCAGTCGGACCGGCAGCTCGGCCCCGACGGGTACGTCGTGCGGGACGGGGGCGACGGCACGCTGAACGAGCTCGACGAGAACGCGGTCGAGGCGGCGCTGGCCCTCGTCGAGGAGCACGGCGGCGAGGTCGTCGTGCTGACGCTCGGCCCCGAGGACGCGGTCGACGCGGTCCGCAAGGGGCTCCAGATGGGCGCCGACGAGGCCGTGCACGTGCTCGACGACGCGGCCGCCGGGTCGGACGCCCTGGGCACCGCTGCGATCCTCGCCGCCGCCGTGCGCCACCTGTCCGCGGCGTCGCCCGTGGACCTCGTGCTCACCGGCATGGCCGGCCTCGACGGGCTGACGTCGCTGCTCCCGACCGCGCTCGCGGAGGACCTCGGTCTCCCCGCGCTCCCGCTCGCCGCGGAGCTGACGGTCGACCCCGACGCCGGCACCGTGACCGTCACGCGCAACCTCGACCACGCGTCCGAGGTGCTCACCGCGTCGCTGCCCGCGCTCGTCTCGGTCACGGACCAGAGCAACGAGCCGCGGTACCCCAACTTCAAGGGCATCATGGCCGCCCGCAAGAAGCCCGTCACGACGCTCTCGCTCGCCGACCTCGGTGTGGACCCCGCGACCGTGGGTGCCGCCGGCGCCCGCACGCAGGTCCTCGAGGCCGCACCGCGCCCGCCGCGCGAGGACCGGGTGCTGCTGACCGACACGGGCGACGCCGGCACGCGCCTCGCCGCCTGGCTCGTCGACCGCCGGCTGGTCTGA
- the glgX gene encoding glycogen debranching protein GlgX, with amino-acid sequence MSAPPTPRAASRPYRPGVHVTDHGVDVAVLAPHATAVELCLLDGPRDAPTERRVPLGGPHLGMWWASVPDVRPGQRYGFRAHGPWEPAHGLRYNPAKLLVDPYARGLVGDLGYGPETYGHVVGDDLAGDPYGAADGRDSAAHVPHGVVVDTRALPGPDPAANRPWTPWDRTVVYEAHVKGLTHLHPDVPPELRGTYAALAHPAVLAHLLGLGVTAVELLPVHAFASEPHLVARGLTNYWGYSTLGFFAPHAAYATAAARAGGPAAVLDEVRRTVHALHEAGLEVLLDVVYNHTCEGGLPGQHVAWRGLDNAYYYRHLGGVPAALDDVTGTGNSLDFARTGVVATLLDSLRYWAGVVGVDGFRFDLAVTLGRSRDGYRADHAALVAAATDPVLAGLKLVAEPWDVGPGGWRTGQFPPPFAEWNDRFRNAVRSFWLADPGRAAHGLPGHRVRDLATRLSGSVDLFGHGTPPLLRGPGASVNYVTAHDGFTMADLVAYDHKHNFANGEQNRDGSDDNRSWNHGVEGPVTSDSPAASVAPLRRRSIRNLFATLVLAAGTPMVTAGDEMGRTQQGNNNAYCQDSAISWVRWDLSDWRGNQLATARHLLALRREHPALRSERFYSGTPVHEGGPPDLAWYDAEGTEFDHARWHDASIRTFQMVRVARDPDVDRVLLVVNGALDPVEVTLAGDPEHPWCLAWDSVWEHPAEARTAAIGGALHAPAGQVTGLEPLSMRVYVLAAAAGRHPG; translated from the coding sequence GTGAGCGCTCCCCCGACCCCCCGAGCGGCGTCGCGGCCGTACCGGCCGGGCGTCCACGTCACCGACCACGGCGTCGACGTGGCCGTGCTCGCCCCGCACGCCACCGCCGTGGAGCTGTGCCTGCTCGACGGGCCGCGGGACGCCCCCACCGAGCGCCGGGTCCCCCTCGGCGGTCCCCACCTCGGCATGTGGTGGGCGTCCGTGCCGGACGTACGGCCGGGGCAGCGGTACGGGTTCCGCGCGCACGGCCCGTGGGAGCCGGCGCACGGCCTGCGCTACAACCCGGCGAAGCTGCTCGTCGACCCGTACGCCCGCGGGCTCGTGGGCGACCTCGGGTACGGCCCGGAGACGTACGGGCACGTCGTCGGCGACGACCTCGCGGGCGACCCGTACGGCGCGGCCGACGGCCGCGACTCGGCGGCGCACGTGCCGCACGGCGTGGTCGTCGACACGCGCGCGCTGCCGGGGCCCGACCCGGCCGCGAACCGGCCGTGGACGCCGTGGGACCGCACGGTCGTCTACGAGGCCCACGTCAAGGGCCTCACCCACCTGCACCCCGACGTGCCGCCCGAGCTGCGCGGCACGTACGCGGCGCTCGCCCACCCCGCGGTGCTGGCCCACCTCCTGGGGCTCGGCGTCACGGCGGTCGAGCTGCTGCCCGTGCACGCGTTCGCGTCGGAGCCCCACCTCGTGGCCAGGGGCCTGACCAACTACTGGGGCTACAGCACGCTGGGGTTCTTCGCGCCGCACGCCGCCTACGCGACCGCGGCGGCCCGCGCGGGCGGACCGGCGGCCGTGCTCGACGAGGTCCGCCGCACGGTCCACGCCCTGCACGAGGCGGGCCTCGAGGTGCTCCTCGACGTCGTCTACAACCACACCTGCGAGGGCGGGCTGCCCGGTCAGCACGTGGCGTGGCGGGGCCTGGACAACGCCTACTACTACCGCCACCTCGGCGGCGTGCCCGCGGCGCTCGACGACGTCACGGGCACGGGCAACTCGCTCGACTTCGCGCGGACCGGCGTCGTCGCGACCCTGCTGGACTCGCTGCGGTACTGGGCCGGGGTCGTCGGCGTCGACGGGTTCCGGTTCGACCTCGCGGTGACGCTCGGCCGCAGCCGCGACGGCTACCGCGCCGACCACGCCGCGCTCGTGGCGGCGGCGACCGACCCGGTCCTCGCAGGGCTCAAGCTCGTCGCCGAGCCCTGGGACGTGGGACCGGGCGGCTGGCGCACGGGTCAGTTCCCGCCGCCGTTCGCGGAGTGGAACGACCGGTTCCGCAACGCCGTGCGGTCCTTCTGGCTGGCCGACCCCGGTCGGGCCGCGCACGGGCTGCCGGGGCACCGGGTGCGCGACCTCGCGACCCGCCTGTCGGGGTCGGTCGACCTGTTCGGGCACGGCACGCCGCCGCTGCTGCGCGGCCCCGGCGCGTCGGTCAACTACGTCACCGCGCACGACGGCTTCACGATGGCGGACCTGGTCGCCTACGACCACAAGCACAACTTCGCGAACGGCGAGCAGAACCGCGACGGCTCGGACGACAACCGGTCGTGGAACCACGGCGTCGAGGGGCCCGTCACGTCGGACTCCCCCGCCGCCAGCGTCGCCCCGCTGCGCCGCCGCTCGATCCGCAACCTCTTCGCGACGCTCGTGCTGGCGGCGGGCACGCCGATGGTCACCGCGGGCGACGAGATGGGCCGCACGCAGCAGGGCAACAACAACGCCTACTGCCAGGACAGCGCGATCTCCTGGGTGCGCTGGGACCTGAGCGACTGGCGCGGCAACCAGCTCGCCACCGCCCGGCACCTGCTGGCGCTGCGGCGCGAGCACCCGGCCCTGCGCTCCGAGCGGTTCTACTCCGGCACCCCCGTGCACGAGGGCGGCCCGCCCGACCTCGCCTGGTACGACGCCGAGGGCACCGAGTTCGACCACGCGCGCTGGCACGACGCGTCGATCCGCACGTTCCAGATGGTCCGGGTCGCGCGCGACCCCGACGTCGACCGGGTCCTGCTGGTCGTCAACGGCGCGCTGGACCCGGTAGAGGTCACGCTCGCGGGCGACCCGGAGCACCCGTGGTGCCTCGCGTGGGACTCCGTGTGGGAGCACCCCGCGGAGGCGCGCACCGCCGCGATCGGCGGTGCGCTGCACGCCCCGGCCGGCCAGGTGACGGGGCTCGAGCCGCTGAGCATGCGGGTGTACGTGCTGGCCGCAGCCGCCGGCCGGCACCCCGGCTGA
- a CDS encoding FAD-binding dehydrogenase, whose protein sequence is MNRHDVVVVGAGLAGLVTTAELLAAGRRVLVLDAEPPAGLGGQAWWSFGGLFLVDSPEQRRLGVRDGADLALADWLGSAGFADDGSDRWGRAWAEGFVDFAAGGMRDWLHRLGVRWFPLVQWAERGGYLADGHGNSVPRFHVTWGTGPGVLEPFVRALLDGHRAGRVEVRFRHRVTGLVVTDGRVTGVRGDVLAPDPAPRGAPSGRTATGTFEVAAPAVVVATGGIGANHDLVRATWPADAGPLPARMLSGVPDHVDGSGIAAARAAGAHVAHAARMWHYPEGIAHHSPVWSRHGIRILAGPSSLWLDADGSRLPAPLFPGFDSHGALRHVTGRGDDHSWFVLDRTVLGAELALSGSEQNPDLTGRSVPQLLQRVLPGAVGPVEEFARRSPEFVTAATPAELAAGMNALTGTARIDPDRLARTIEARDAQVATGLGKDLQVTATAMARRYVVDRLVRVAPPHRMLDPAHGPLHAVRLSVLTRKTLGGLATDLEGRVLRPDGEVLPGLWAVGEAAGFGGGGVHGHRALEGTFLGGCLYTGRVTGRALVDAL, encoded by the coding sequence ATGAACCGCCACGACGTCGTGGTCGTCGGTGCCGGCCTCGCGGGCCTGGTCACCACCGCCGAGCTGCTCGCCGCGGGGCGGCGCGTGCTGGTGCTCGACGCCGAGCCCCCCGCCGGCCTGGGCGGGCAGGCGTGGTGGTCGTTCGGCGGGCTGTTCCTCGTCGACTCCCCCGAGCAGAGGCGCCTCGGCGTGCGCGACGGCGCCGACCTCGCGCTCGCGGACTGGCTGGGGTCGGCGGGCTTCGCCGACGACGGCTCGGACCGGTGGGGCCGCGCGTGGGCCGAGGGGTTCGTCGACTTCGCCGCCGGCGGGATGCGCGACTGGCTGCACCGCCTCGGCGTGCGGTGGTTCCCGCTCGTGCAGTGGGCCGAGCGCGGCGGGTACCTGGCGGACGGGCACGGCAACTCGGTCCCGCGCTTCCACGTCACGTGGGGCACCGGGCCGGGCGTGCTCGAGCCGTTCGTGCGCGCGCTGCTCGACGGGCACCGCGCCGGGCGCGTCGAGGTCCGGTTCCGGCACCGCGTCACGGGGCTGGTCGTGACCGACGGACGCGTGACCGGGGTGCGCGGCGACGTGCTGGCACCCGACCCGGCGCCGCGCGGGGCGCCGTCGGGCCGCACCGCCACGGGGACCTTCGAGGTGGCCGCGCCCGCCGTCGTCGTCGCGACGGGCGGCATCGGCGCGAACCACGACCTGGTGCGCGCGACGTGGCCGGCCGACGCGGGCCCGCTGCCGGCGCGCATGCTCTCGGGCGTACCGGACCACGTGGACGGGTCGGGCATCGCGGCGGCGCGGGCGGCCGGGGCGCACGTCGCGCACGCCGCCCGCATGTGGCACTACCCCGAGGGGATCGCGCACCACTCGCCGGTCTGGTCGCGGCACGGCATCCGGATCCTGGCCGGGCCGAGCTCGCTGTGGCTCGACGCGGACGGCAGCCGCCTGCCGGCGCCCCTCTTCCCCGGCTTCGACTCCCACGGCGCGCTGCGGCACGTCACGGGCCGCGGGGACGACCACTCGTGGTTCGTGCTCGACCGCACGGTCCTGGGCGCCGAGCTCGCCCTGTCCGGGTCGGAGCAGAACCCCGACCTCACGGGGCGCAGCGTGCCGCAGCTCCTGCAGCGCGTGCTGCCGGGCGCCGTCGGGCCGGTGGAGGAGTTCGCGCGGCGCTCGCCGGAGTTCGTGACGGCGGCCACCCCGGCGGAGCTCGCGGCCGGGATGAACGCGCTCACCGGGACCGCCCGCATCGACCCCGACCGGCTCGCGCGGACGATCGAGGCGCGCGACGCGCAGGTCGCCACGGGGCTGGGCAAGGACCTGCAGGTGACCGCGACCGCCATGGCGCGGCGCTACGTCGTGGACCGGCTGGTGCGGGTCGCGCCGCCGCACCGGATGCTCGACCCCGCGCACGGGCCGCTCCACGCCGTGCGCCTGTCGGTCCTCACGCGCAAGACGCTCGGCGGGCTGGCGACCGACCTCGAGGGGCGCGTGCTGCGCCCCGACGGCGAGGTCCTGCCGGGGCTGTGGGCCGTCGGCGAGGCCGCGGGCTTCGGCGGCGGCGGCGTGCACGGCCACCGCGCGCTCGAGGGCACGTTCCTCGGCGGCTGCCTGTACACCGGGCGGGTCACCGGACGCGCCCTCGTCGACGCGCTCTGA